The DNA region GGCCGTCAGGTGGCCCGGTAAATGCTTCTCGCCCTACTCAACGTAGTCAAGGTTGAGTCTGTTCCGCTCAACTTTAGCTCTTTTTTCGCGGCGGGCGCGATTTCATCCCCGACCCGCCGCAAAACTCGGGTCGTGCCGCACAACCGGGGCCATAACCGCTACCTTCTCTCCCGTGCGCCCCGGCTTCGGTTCCGCCCTGCTCGACCTCATCCCGCTCGCGGTGGTGATTGCGCTTTCGCCGCTGTCGATCATCCCGGCGGTCCTGGTGCTGCACAGCCCGCGACCGCGCCCGGCCGGGCTGGCATTCATGGCCGGCTGGCTGATCGGGCTGAGCGCGCTGACCGCCGCGTTCATCGGGGTCTCCAGCATGCTCGGCGGCATGGGCGAGGAGCCGCCCGGTTGGGCGTCCTGGGCGCGGGTGGCCGTCGGTGCGGCGCTGATCGTCTTCGGACTGTTCCGCTGGTTCACCCGGCACAGCAAGCCGCATCAGATGCCCGGCCAGCGCCACCTCACCGCTGCGACACCGGTCAAGGCCCTGGCGTTGGGCGCGCTGCTGACCGTGGTGAATCCCAAAGTCCTGTTCATCTGCGCCGCAGCCGGGTTGGCGATCGGGACGGCGGCCCTGGGTCCGGCCAGCTGGATCGCGGCCGCGGTGTTCGTGGCGGCCTCGGCGTCCACCGTCGCGCTGCCGATCCTGGGCTACGCGATCTGGAGCCAGCGCCTGGACCCGGCGCTGGCCAAGCTCAAGGCGTGGATGGAGCAGCACAACTCCGCCCTGGTCGCCGGGATCCTGATCGTCATCGGGCTGATGGTGCTCTACAAGGGCATGCACGGGCTGTGACGGCTCGCCGCCGCGGCGGTGCCGCACCAACGGGCCCGCGGCGGGCTAACGTCTAGCCATGTCCGATACCGGTTCCGGAGATTTCGAGTTCGAACGGAAGTTCTTCGTTCGCGAACTACCCGTGCTGGCCGCGTCGGACCCGACACCCACGCTGATCGTGCAGGCGTACCTGTTCGCCGCCGACGGTTACGCGGTGCGGGTCCGCGTGCACGGCTCGGCCCCGGCCGAATTGGGCTCCAACCCCGGCAAACTCGTGGCGGCCCTGGGCCCGGATTCGATCGGCACCATCACCACCAAGGGCCCCGCGATCGGCGGCACCCGGTACGAGGCCGAACGCGAACTCGACCCGGTGGTCGCCGGCGAGATCGTGCGCCGGTCCGACCATGTGGTGGCCAAGATCCGGTATTCGGTCTGGCTCGGGCAGGACGGCTGGGTCATCGACCGTTTCCTGGGCGCTAACGCCCCGCTGGTGGTGGCCGAGGTCGAACGGGGCGGTCCCGTGGTCGATTTGGAGATCCCATCCTTCTGCGCCACCGAACTGTCCGAGGACCACCGCTTCCGCAACGAGTACCTCGCGCACCGGCCGTTCGGCGCCTGGGCCGCGGACTAT from Mycolicibacterium sp. MU0053 includes:
- a CDS encoding GAP family protein, whose protein sequence is MRPGFGSALLDLIPLAVVIALSPLSIIPAVLVLHSPRPRPAGLAFMAGWLIGLSALTAAFIGVSSMLGGMGEEPPGWASWARVAVGAALIVFGLFRWFTRHSKPHQMPGQRHLTAATPVKALALGALLTVVNPKVLFICAAAGLAIGTAALGPASWIAAAVFVAASASTVALPILGYAIWSQRLDPALAKLKAWMEQHNSALVAGILIVIGLMVLYKGMHGL
- a CDS encoding CYTH domain-containing protein, whose translation is MSDTGSGDFEFERKFFVRELPVLAASDPTPTLIVQAYLFAADGYAVRVRVHGSAPAELGSNPGKLVAALGPDSIGTITTKGPAIGGTRYEAERELDPVVAGEIVRRSDHVVAKIRYSVWLGQDGWVIDRFLGANAPLVVAEVERGGPVVDLEIPSFCATELSEDHRFRNEYLAHRPFGAWAADYLRELERRGPVFVDTLGHNQFEGNRPSDRR